In Apium graveolens cultivar Ventura chromosome 10, ASM990537v1, whole genome shotgun sequence, the following are encoded in one genomic region:
- the LOC141692493 gene encoding uncharacterized protein LOC141692493 isoform X1, translating into MFDLRVLRRLDRVKLRIISTVSCVAICFLVFFADSYVLKNNQPELLGTKSTRKVLESVSTIFVPQREPPKEVVEDTENCSQDYVSMVPPMNVSVEERIAWFKKTLPDFEILKSTPKSLQFEHRVNDFFGSHDDDHCKVKFFMTWISPASLFGEREVLVMESLFKSNPNGCLMILSRSMDSFQGSKLLDPIMKHGFKAVAVTPDLSFLFQNTPAESWFDDLKTGDKDPGEISLAQNLSNLIRLAVLYKYGGVYLDTDFIVLRDFSGLRNSIGAQSSDALGNWTRLNNAVLVFDKNHPLLYKFIEEFASTFNGNRWGHNGPYLVSRVASRFSTSEDLNFTILPPKAFYPIYWTRIEGFFRKPLDRATSKWVDAKVLQLRGETYGVHLWNRQSRRLRIEEGSIMGNLISEHCIICNHVFSS; encoded by the coding sequence ATGTTTGATTTGAGGGTTCTCAGACGACTTGATCGTGTTAAACTCCGAATAATTTCGACTGTTTCATGTGTAGCAATATGTTTTCTTGTCTTTTTTGCAGACAGTTATGTCCTTAAGAATAATCAGCCGGAGCTGCTGGGTACTAAAAGTACTAGGAAGGTACTAGAGTCTGTGTCAACAATATTTGTACCACAAAGAGAGCCCCCCAAAGAAGTCGTCGAAGATACTGAAAATTGCAGTCAAGATTATGTTAGTATGGTGCCTCCAATGAATGTGTCTGTAGAAGAAAGAATTGCTTGGTTCAAGAAAACATTACCTGATTTTGAGATATTGAAGTCAACTCCAAAATCGTTGCAATTCGAACACAGGGTTAACGACTTTTTTGGTAGCCACGACGATGATCACTGCAAAGTTAAGTTCTTTATGACATGGATATCTCCAGCTAGTTTATTCGGAGAAAGGGAGGTTCTAGTCATGGAGTCACTTTTTAAATCCAATCCGAATGGATGTTTGATGATATTATCAAGAAGCATGGATTCTTTCCAAGGTTCAAAGTTACTCGATCCTATTATGAAACATGGTTTTAAGGCTGTTGCAGTAACTCCTGACTTGTCTTTTCTGTTCCAGAACACACCAGCTGAATCATGGTTTGATGATCTTAAGACTGGAGACAAGGACCCAGGCGAAATTTCGTTGGCACAAAATCTTTCCAATTTGATCAGATTAGCAGTTCTGTACAAGTATGGTGGAGTCTACTTGGACACAGATTTTATAGTATTGAGAGACTTTTCGGGGTTGAGGAATTCAATCGGAGCACAAAGTAGTGATGCTTTGGGAAATTGGACAAGATTAAATAATGCAGTACTAGTTTTTGACAAGAATCATCCACTGCTGTACAAGTTCATTGAGGAATTTGCATCAACTTTTAATGGAAACAGATGGGGACATAATGGACCATACCTTGTTTCTAGAGTTGCTTCTAGATTTTCAACAAGTGAAGATTTGAACTTTACTATCTTGCCTCCTAAGGCTTTTTATCCAATATACTGGACCAGGATTGAAGGGTTCTTCAGGAAGCCACTTGATCGAGCTACATCGAAATGGGTTGATGCCAAGGTGTTGCAGTTAAGAGGTGAGACTTATGGTGTGCACTTGTGGAACAGGCAAAGTAGGAGACTAAGAATTGAAGAAGGAAGCATCATGGGGAATTTAATTTCGGAACATTGTATAATCTGCAATCATGTATTTAGTTCTTAA
- the LOC141692493 gene encoding uncharacterized protein LOC141692493 isoform X2 → MVPPMNVSVEERIAWFKKTLPDFEILKSTPKSLQFEHRVNDFFGSHDDDHCKVKFFMTWISPASLFGEREVLVMESLFKSNPNGCLMILSRSMDSFQGSKLLDPIMKHGFKAVAVTPDLSFLFQNTPAESWFDDLKTGDKDPGEISLAQNLSNLIRLAVLYKYGGVYLDTDFIVLRDFSGLRNSIGAQSSDALGNWTRLNNAVLVFDKNHPLLYKFIEEFASTFNGNRWGHNGPYLVSRVASRFSTSEDLNFTILPPKAFYPIYWTRIEGFFRKPLDRATSKWVDAKVLQLRGETYGVHLWNRQSRRLRIEEGSIMGNLISEHCIICNHVFSS, encoded by the coding sequence ATGGTGCCTCCAATGAATGTGTCTGTAGAAGAAAGAATTGCTTGGTTCAAGAAAACATTACCTGATTTTGAGATATTGAAGTCAACTCCAAAATCGTTGCAATTCGAACACAGGGTTAACGACTTTTTTGGTAGCCACGACGATGATCACTGCAAAGTTAAGTTCTTTATGACATGGATATCTCCAGCTAGTTTATTCGGAGAAAGGGAGGTTCTAGTCATGGAGTCACTTTTTAAATCCAATCCGAATGGATGTTTGATGATATTATCAAGAAGCATGGATTCTTTCCAAGGTTCAAAGTTACTCGATCCTATTATGAAACATGGTTTTAAGGCTGTTGCAGTAACTCCTGACTTGTCTTTTCTGTTCCAGAACACACCAGCTGAATCATGGTTTGATGATCTTAAGACTGGAGACAAGGACCCAGGCGAAATTTCGTTGGCACAAAATCTTTCCAATTTGATCAGATTAGCAGTTCTGTACAAGTATGGTGGAGTCTACTTGGACACAGATTTTATAGTATTGAGAGACTTTTCGGGGTTGAGGAATTCAATCGGAGCACAAAGTAGTGATGCTTTGGGAAATTGGACAAGATTAAATAATGCAGTACTAGTTTTTGACAAGAATCATCCACTGCTGTACAAGTTCATTGAGGAATTTGCATCAACTTTTAATGGAAACAGATGGGGACATAATGGACCATACCTTGTTTCTAGAGTTGCTTCTAGATTTTCAACAAGTGAAGATTTGAACTTTACTATCTTGCCTCCTAAGGCTTTTTATCCAATATACTGGACCAGGATTGAAGGGTTCTTCAGGAAGCCACTTGATCGAGCTACATCGAAATGGGTTGATGCCAAGGTGTTGCAGTTAAGAGGTGAGACTTATGGTGTGCACTTGTGGAACAGGCAAAGTAGGAGACTAAGAATTGAAGAAGGAAGCATCATGGGGAATTTAATTTCGGAACATTGTATAATCTGCAATCATGTATTTAGTTCTTAA
- the LOC141692492 gene encoding LRR receptor-like serine/threonine-protein kinase EFR, which produces MAPAFEFNNALSFCIILLILPKCISGANNETDHLALLAIKSRITLDPSGITTAWNDSLHFCKWVGVTCGHLHQRVILLNLTSLGLVGTLSPHIGNLSFLTGINLEVNNLYGNIPEEVGNLFRLKYLNMSNNSFSGEIPGNISRCSSLLQISLGFNRLTGKIPFQLGSMQKLEKMKLHYNNLTGLIPDSFGNLSSIITFSLSVNNLEGNLPVSLAKLKNLKFLGFGLNKLSGVIPPSVFNISSLVTITLPYNQFFGSLPSNFGFGLPNLQLLNLGHNLVSGSLPESLSNASNLVEIDIDGSQFTGKVSIDFGGLPYLWWLVLSSNHLEGDLSFINSLTRCRLLKVLVLNDNQFEGVLPGAITNLSTELLTLRLGSNKLSGSIPSGIGNLVNLTELQLQTNKFNGSIPNAIGNLRLLRRLNLSENELSGSIPPSLTSIPQLYSLHLAKNRLNGTIPPSFGNFRFLQDLDLSQNNLDGTIPESVMGLSSLTISLKLAQNHLNGSLPSNVGSLKNLGYLDVSDNMLSGEISTNLGRCLTLEHLHMERNFFQGSIPPSFKFLKGLQVMDVSRNNLSGEIPNFLQIISLKTLNLSFNHFEGEVPAEGIFRNITAVFIDGNYNLCGGVPQFHLASCPQNKEDKGRTSFGLKLLIPILTGLLALVLLMSILIIRRLRKTKKEPSIASSSTRDFFMNVSYQNLYEATGGFSSTNLIGSGSFGSVYKGVLDPDETDVAVKVLHLYQRGAIKSFIAECEVLRNTRHRNLVKVLTACSSVDFQTNEFKALVYEFMPNGSLESWLHHITRPEEASTEPRILNLIQRLNIAIDVASALDYLHHHCHKPIVHCDLKPSNILLDNDMTAHVSDFGLAKFIPGSSSKSYSNQSSSFELGGTIGYAPPEYGTGSKVSPYGDVYAYGILLLEMFTRKRPTDSLFVDGLELHKFVKKGLPDQITNIIDPVLLSSVEVEDENDDETETIAINCMGMEQLKADQMQECLISILRIGVACSVESPRERMDIGDVIKELQLIKDILRASGMSYSSVSQSTKFEGSSSRSATSIWINVL; this is translated from the exons ATGGCACCAGCTTTTGAGTTCAATAATGCACTCTCATTTTGCATAATCTTGTTAATTCTGCCAAAATGCATCTCTGGTGCAAATAATGAGACTGATCATCTTGCTTTACTAGctataaaatcaagaatcactCTTGACCCAAGTGGAATCACAACTGCATGGAATGATTCACTGCATTTTTGCAAATGGGTTGGTGTTACTTGTGGTCATCTTCATCAAAGAGTCATTTTATTGAACTTAACTTCCTTAGGTTTGGTTGGTACTCTGTCTCCTCATATAGGTAATctttcttttcttactggaattaATCTCGAGGTTAATAATCTTTATGGAAATATCCCAGAAGAAGTTGGTAATTTGTTTAGGCTTAAGTACCTTAACATGAGTAATAATTCGTTTTCTGGTGAAATCCCGGGTAATATTTCTCGTTGTTCTTCGCTTTTGCAGATTAGTTTAGGGTTTAATAGATTGACAGGGAAAATTCCATTTCAGTTAGGTTCAATGCAGAAGCTAGAAAAAATGAAACTTCATTATAATAATCTCACTGGCTTGATTCCTGACTCTTTTGGTAATCTTTCTTCGATAATTACGTtttctttgtcagttaataaTTTGGAGGGAAATTTACCCGTTTCACTTGCGAAATtaaagaacttgaaatttttagGATTTGGATTGAATAAGTTGTCAGGTGTGATACCTCCCTCAGTTTTTAATATTAGCTCTCTTGTGACAATCACTTTGCCTTACAATCAGTTTTTTGGAAGTTTACCATCAAATTTTGGGTTTGGTCTTCCTAATCTGCAACTTCTTAATCTTGGTCACAATCTTGTAAGTGGATCCCTTCCCGAGTCTTTGTCGAATGCCTCTAATCTTGTAGAAATCGATATTGATGGAAGCCAGTTTACTGGAAAAGTTTCTATTGATTTTGGAGGATTACCTTATTTATGGTGGCTGGTTTTGTCTTCCAACCATCTCGAGGGTGATTTGAGTTTTATAAATTCGCTTACTAGATGCAGATTGTTGAAAGTTCTGGTTTTGAATGATAATCAGTTTGAAGGGGTCTTACCTGGGGCTATAACTAATCTATCAACTGAACTTTTGACTTTAAGATTGGGATCTAACAAACTATCGGGGAGTATACCTTCTGGGATAGGGAATCTAGTCAACCTGACTGAACTGCAGCTGCAGACAAACAAATTTAATGGTAGCATTCCTAATGCTATCGGTAATCTAAGATTGTTGAGGCGATTAAATTTATCAGAAAACGAACTTTCAGGAAGCATTCCACCTTCCCTCACTAGCATACCTCAGTTGTATTCTCTCCATCTCGCAAAAAATCGTCTAAATGGAACCATTCCTCCTAGTTTTGGGAACTTTCGGTTCTTGCAAGATCTAGACCTGTCCCAAAATAACCTTGATGGTACCATACCAGAAAGTGTCATGGGACTTTCTTCTCTTACCATTTCATTAAAACTGGCTCAAAATCATCTCAATGGTTCTCTACCTTCAAATGTGGGTTCTTTGAAAAACCTCGGGTACTTGGATGTTTCTGACAATATGTTGTCTGGTGAAATTTCAACTAACCTAGGTAGATGTCTTACCTTAGAACACCTTCATATGGAAAGAAACTTCTTTCAAGGTTCTATTCCTCCATCATTTAAATTTCTGAAAGGACTTCAGGTCATGGATGTTTCACGGAACAACTTGTCTGGCGAAATTCCAAACTTCCTTCAGATTATCTCACTGAAGACACTAAATTTGTCTTTTAACCACTTCGAGGGAGAAGTGCCAGCAGAAGGAATCTTCAGGAATATTACTGCAGTTTTCATTGATGGGAATTATAACCTCTGTGGTGGTGTGCCACAGTTTCATTTGGCATCATGCCCACAAAATAAAGAGGATAAAGGCAGAACATCTTTTGGTCTCAAGCTACTGATCCCAATACTTACTGGCCTTCTAGCACTTGTTTTGTTAATGTCGATTCTGATTATTAGGAGGCTAAGAAAAACTAAAAAGGAACCATCTATAGCATCTTCGTCAACAAGAGATTTCTTTATGAATGTCTCCTATCAGAATCTCTATGAAGCTACAGGGGGTTTTTCCTCAACTAATTTGATTGGCAGTGGCAGCTTCGGCTCTGTGTATAAAGGAGTACTTGATCCCGATGAAACTGATGTTGCGGTGAAAGTACTTCACCTCTATCAAAGAGGGGCTATAAAAAGCTTCATTGCTGAGTGTGAGGTTTTGAGGAACACAAGGCATCGGAATCTTGTCAAAGTCTTAACTGCTTGCTCGAGTGTTGATTTTCAAACTAATGAGTTTAAAGCTCTCGTGTATGAGTTCATGCCTAATGGAAGTTTGGAAAGTTGGCTTCATCATATAACAAGACCAGAGGAAGCTTCAACTGAACCAAGAATTTTAAACCTTATCCAAAGGCTAAATATTGCTATTGACGTGGCTTCTGCATTAGACTATCTCCATCACCATTGTCATAAACCAATTGTTCATTGTGATCTTAAGCCTAGCAACATTCTTCTTGACAATGATATGACGGCTCATGTGAGTGATTTTGGGTTAGCAAAGTTCATTCCAGGCAGCAGTTCTAAATCATACTCAAATCAAAGCAGCTCTTTTGAATTGGGGGGAACTATTGGTTATGCTCCTCCAG AGTATGGCACGGGAAGCAAAGTTTCACCATATGGTGATGTATATGCCTATGGGATTTTGTTGCTTGAAATGTTCACCAGGAAAAGGCCAACTGACAGCTTGTTTGTTGATGGTTTGGAACTGCATAAGTTTGTTAAAAAAGGGCTGCCTGATCAAATAACCAACATTATAGATCCAGTACTTCTGTCTAGTGTGGAAGTTGAGGATGAGAATGATGACGAGACAGAGACAATAGCTATTAATTGTATGGGCATGGAACAACTGAAAGCTGATCAAATGCAGGAATGTTTGATCTCTATACTCAGAATTGGAGTAGCTTGTTCAGTTGAATCGCCAAGAGAAAGGATGGACATTGGAGATGTCATTAAAGAATTGCAGCTAATTAAAGACATACTTCGTGCATCAGGAATGAGTTACAGTTCAGTCAGCCA GAGCACAAAGTTTGAAGGTTCTTCCAGTCGTTCAGCAACGAGTATCTGGATAAATGTTCTGTGA